In Magnetococcales bacterium, the genomic stretch CCCCGTCCGGCCACTCGGGTTGGCATGGAACGATCGGTTCCACCCCTTTTCCACTCACCCCCGAAGGGATGGCCCTCGTCGCCCTCGACATGGAGGCCCCCACGGGACCAACGACCATCGAAGTGACCCGAAAAGACGCCAATGGAAAAAAAGAGGTCCTGACCCAAAAGGTGACGATCGGTCAACGGACCTATCAGGAAGAGCATCTGACCCTTCCCGAACGGCGGGTCAGTCTGGCCAACAAGGAAGACGAGGCCCGAGTCATCCGTGAAACCGAGGCCATCAAGGCAACCTTTGCCATCCGGGAAGGTGCGGTTGGATTCCTGAACGGGTTCATGCAACCGGTGACCGGACGTTTTTCGGGTATTTTCGGCAGCCGGCGGATTCTCAATGGCAAACCCAAACGACCCCATAATGGCGTGGACATCGCCGCACCCCTTGGAACCCCGGTACTGGCAACCGCCGATGGGCGGGTGGTGTTGGTCGGAAGGGACTATCTCTTGACCGGCAACACCCTGGTGTTGCACCATGGCCATGGAGTGATTTCGTTGTATGCCCATCTGGATGCGATCGCGGTCGGCATGGGGGACCGGGTTTCCCGCGGGCAGATGATCGGCAAGGTCGGAACCACGGGACGCTCCACCGGACCGCATCTTCATTGGGGGACTCTGGTGCGGGGACAACGGGTCGATCCCATGCTCCTTCCCGGAGTGGTTGCGGATGCTTCTTTCCCGAACCCGGATGCTGCATCGAAAAATCGTTGAGGACCAATATTTTGAAATAAATATTCCATTTTACGTCAATGATGCGTTGCCCGATTAACGCAAAGTTGCTATTGTTTCATTACAGTCTCGCATTGTTGTCTTGGTTTCCCGATGGGGTTCGACTGGCTTTTTGTCGATGACGGTGACGACGTTCATGGAAGATCATGACTCAACAAGGAATTGAAAATCTTAATTTCGAATCGGCCCTGACCCGCCTGGAAGCCATCGTCCGCAAACTTGAGGATGGAAACATCCCTTTGGAGGAGGGACTCGCGGCATTCGAGGAGGGGACGCTCTTGTCCCGCCTGTGCCAGGCGCGGCTCGACCAGGCGGAAAAACGAATCGAGGAACTGGCGGAAAAACATCCGCCAACGGGGGGAACCAGCGGTTCCTGATGCCGTGGATCTGAACCATTACCTTGAAATCAACCGGTCCCAGGTGGACCGGGCTCTGGATCGCTTTCTTCCAGGCGTGGACGAATCGCCACAACGGCTGAATCAGGCGATCCGACACAGTCTGATGGGGGGGGGCAAGCGGCTGCGGCCCATCCTGATCCTGGCCTGCGCCGATGCGGTGGGCAATCACAGGGAGCGACTCCTTGCGTTTGCCTGCGGCATGGAGTGTCTGCATACCTATTCCCTGATCCACGA encodes the following:
- the xseB gene encoding exodeoxyribonuclease VII small subunit translates to MTQQGIENLNFESALTRLEAIVRKLEDGNIPLEEGLAAFEEGTLLSRLCQARLDQAEKRIEELAEKHPPTGGTSGS
- a CDS encoding M23 family metallopeptidase produces the protein MMRRLALIVFSLGISLTVEAATLELSAPLEQGKAVFLRIREEGTPSGHSGWHGTIGSTPFPLTPEGMALVALDMEAPTGPTTIEVTRKDANGKKEVLTQKVTIGQRTYQEEHLTLPERRVSLANKEDEARVIRETEAIKATFAIREGAVGFLNGFMQPVTGRFSGIFGSRRILNGKPKRPHNGVDIAAPLGTPVLATADGRVVLVGRDYLLTGNTLVLHHGHGVISLYAHLDAIAVGMGDRVSRGQMIGKVGTTGRSTGPHLHWGTLVRGQRVDPMLLPGVVADASFPNPDAASKNR